Proteins co-encoded in one Corylus avellana chromosome ca9, CavTom2PMs-1.0 genomic window:
- the LOC132191396 gene encoding uncharacterized protein LOC132191396 isoform X1, protein MVPGRKTQTFIINESASSSPNPLSSSVSTRNLGKSQLGGVIFGCTNSTIKECFFKQLFGLPAQHFSYVKNIDPGLPLFLFNYSDRKLHGIFEAASTGQMNINPYGWTTDGSEKTLYPAQVQIRVRLQCQPLLENQFKPIIADNYYSQTHFRFELDHAQTSRLISLLASLAVAPGTSVAQSAAKWRTIFQALPPNDAGGKGKGFKALALEIEHSDHSSQKSDSTDVASSFDEDNRPLEAELDAKLVEQDEKNVILMKLKELALRCEHQDMPVLGFVDDTAVMNGIQLEDKTFLGKPTGVEEKKEESPHSSAECQSTIAQLSQEVQELKAFTEEQTQKMRILEQKLMEAEIEIQQLKDHCCVTLEPVSSPTEALVNEMVIEEVDELHLDPNESIFLVGGYDSESWLSALDTYYPSQDVIKSLRPMSSVRSYASVAQLNDELYVFGGGDGYMWYDTVESYRPANDQWTLRPSLSQKKGSLAGATLDNKIFSIGGGNGVESFSDVEMLDLDIGRWIPTQSMLQKRFALAAAELNGVLYATGGYDGNDYLKSAERFDPREHSWTRIASMGTKRGSHSLVVLNEKLYALGGYDGSAMVPSVEIFDPRLESWMTGEPMKKPRGYSAVGVVNESIYVIGGVQVGQNLVDTIETYKDGQGWQETSTRAIGKRCFLSAFVYNQI, encoded by the exons ATGGTTCCAGGGAGGAAAACACAGACGTTTATTATTAATGAAAGTGCATCTTCTTCTCCAAATCCATTGAGTAGCTCTGTCTCCACCAGAAATTTGGGGAAGAGTCAGCTGGGTGGGGTCATTTTTGGTTGCACGAACAGCACCATAAAAGAATGTTTCTTTAAACAACTCTTTG GCTTACCAGCTCAACACTTTTCATATGTGAAGAATATTGATCCTGGCTTGCCCCTGTTCCTATTCAACTACAGTGATAGAAAACTCCATGGAATCTTTGAGGCTGCTAGCACTGGCCAAATGAATATTAACCCTTATGGCTGGACCACTGATGGTTCAGAGAAAACATTATATCCTGCACAG GTTCAAATCCGTGTCCGCCTGCAGTGCCAACCACTTCTTGAAAATCAGTTTAAACCTATAATTGCCGACAACTACTACTCTCAGACCCATTTCAGATTTGAGCTAGACCATGCTCAAACAAGTAGGCTCATTTCCTTATTAGCATCTTTAGCAGTTGCTCCAGGTACTTCTGTAGCACAGAGTGCTGCAAAGTGGAGAACTATTTTTCAAGCTCTTCCCCCGAATGATGCAGGAGGGAAAGGTAAAGGGTTTAAGGCACTTGCTTTGGAAATTGAGCATTCTGATCACTCGAGTCAGAAATCGGATTCTACAGATGTTGCTTCTTCATTTGATGAAGACAACCGGCCATTGGAAGCTGAATTAGATGCAAAGTTAGTCGAACAAGATGAGAAAAATGTCATATTAATGAAACTGAAAGAATTGGCTCTTCGCTGTGAACATCAAGACATGCCTGTGTTGGGTTTTGTAGACGATACTGCTGTTATGAATGGTATTCAATTGGAAGACAAAACATTTCTAGGGAAGCCAACAGGtgtagaagagaaaaaagaagagagcccCCATTCATCAGCTGAGTGTCAGTCAACCATAGCTCAG TTGAGTCAAGAGGTACAAGAGCTAAAGGCTTTTACTGAAGAACAAACTCAGAAGATGCGTATTTTGGAGCAGAAGCTG ATGGAGGCTGAAATAGAAATTCAGCAGTTGAAAGATCATTGTTGTGTGACGTTGGAACCTGTGTCCAGTCCTACTGAGGCACTTGTTAATGAGATGGTTATTGAGGAAGTTGATGAGCTGCATTTGGATCCTAATGAGTCAATATTTCTAGTAGGAGGATATGATAGTGAATCGTGGTTGTCAGCATTGGATACTTACTATCCTTCTCAGGATGTGATAAAATCTCTTAGGCCAATGAGCTCTGTCCGTTCATATGCTTCAGTTGCACAGTTGAATGATGAGCTTTACGTATTTGGTGGTGGAGACGGTTATATGTGGTATGACACAG TTGAGTCATACAGACCAGCTAATGATCAGTGGACCTTGCGCCCTTCACTGAGTCAGAAAAAGGGAAGTTTAGCTGGAGCTACTCTAGataacaaaatattttccattggtGGGGGGAATGGTGTCGAAAGTTTTTCAGATGTTGAAATGCTTGATTTAGACATTGGAAGATGGATCCCAACGCAGTCAATGTTACAAAAG CGGTTCGCTCTTGCTGCAGCGGAACTGAATGGGGTGCTTTATGCTACTGGTGGATATGATGGGAACGATTACTTGAA GTCTGCTGAGAGATTTGACCCCAGAGAACATTCTTGGACCAGAATTGCGAGTATGGGTACAAAGAGGGGCTCCCATTCCCTGGTTGTTTTGAATGAAAAACT ATATGCTCTGGGTGGATATGATGGAAGTGCTATGGTTCCAAGTGTGGAAATATTTGATCCACGTCTCGAATCATGGATGACTGGGGAACCAATGAAAAAACCTAGGGGGTATTCTGCGGTTGGTGTTGTCAATGAATCTATCTATGTAATTGGAGGGGTTCAAGTTGGCCAAAACCTTGTTGACACA ATTGAAACTTACAAGGATGGCCAGGGTTGGCAAGAAACCTCCACAAGGGCCATTGGGAAAAGGTGCTTCCTGTCAGCTTTTGTTTATAATCAGATATGA
- the LOC132191396 gene encoding uncharacterized protein LOC132191396 isoform X2 encodes MVPGRKTQTFIINESASSSPNPLSSSVSTRNLGKSQLGGVIFGCTNSTIKECFFKQLFGLPAQHFSYVKNIDPGLPLFLFNYSDRKLHGIFEAASTGQMNINPYGWTTDGSEKTLYPAQVQIRVRLQCQPLLENQFKPIIADNYYSQTHFRFELDHAQTRGKGKGFKALALEIEHSDHSSQKSDSTDVASSFDEDNRPLEAELDAKLVEQDEKNVILMKLKELALRCEHQDMPVLGFVDDTAVMNGIQLEDKTFLGKPTGVEEKKEESPHSSAECQSTIAQLSQEVQELKAFTEEQTQKMRILEQKLMEAEIEIQQLKDHCCVTLEPVSSPTEALVNEMVIEEVDELHLDPNESIFLVGGYDSESWLSALDTYYPSQDVIKSLRPMSSVRSYASVAQLNDELYVFGGGDGYMWYDTVESYRPANDQWTLRPSLSQKKGSLAGATLDNKIFSIGGGNGVESFSDVEMLDLDIGRWIPTQSMLQKRFALAAAELNGVLYATGGYDGNDYLKSAERFDPREHSWTRIASMGTKRGSHSLVVLNEKLYALGGYDGSAMVPSVEIFDPRLESWMTGEPMKKPRGYSAVGVVNESIYVIGGVQVGQNLVDTIETYKDGQGWQETSTRAIGKRCFLSAFVYNQI; translated from the exons ATGGTTCCAGGGAGGAAAACACAGACGTTTATTATTAATGAAAGTGCATCTTCTTCTCCAAATCCATTGAGTAGCTCTGTCTCCACCAGAAATTTGGGGAAGAGTCAGCTGGGTGGGGTCATTTTTGGTTGCACGAACAGCACCATAAAAGAATGTTTCTTTAAACAACTCTTTG GCTTACCAGCTCAACACTTTTCATATGTGAAGAATATTGATCCTGGCTTGCCCCTGTTCCTATTCAACTACAGTGATAGAAAACTCCATGGAATCTTTGAGGCTGCTAGCACTGGCCAAATGAATATTAACCCTTATGGCTGGACCACTGATGGTTCAGAGAAAACATTATATCCTGCACAG GTTCAAATCCGTGTCCGCCTGCAGTGCCAACCACTTCTTGAAAATCAGTTTAAACCTATAATTGCCGACAACTACTACTCTCAGACCCATTTCAGATTTGAGCTAGACCATGCTCAAACAA GAGGGAAAGGTAAAGGGTTTAAGGCACTTGCTTTGGAAATTGAGCATTCTGATCACTCGAGTCAGAAATCGGATTCTACAGATGTTGCTTCTTCATTTGATGAAGACAACCGGCCATTGGAAGCTGAATTAGATGCAAAGTTAGTCGAACAAGATGAGAAAAATGTCATATTAATGAAACTGAAAGAATTGGCTCTTCGCTGTGAACATCAAGACATGCCTGTGTTGGGTTTTGTAGACGATACTGCTGTTATGAATGGTATTCAATTGGAAGACAAAACATTTCTAGGGAAGCCAACAGGtgtagaagagaaaaaagaagagagcccCCATTCATCAGCTGAGTGTCAGTCAACCATAGCTCAG TTGAGTCAAGAGGTACAAGAGCTAAAGGCTTTTACTGAAGAACAAACTCAGAAGATGCGTATTTTGGAGCAGAAGCTG ATGGAGGCTGAAATAGAAATTCAGCAGTTGAAAGATCATTGTTGTGTGACGTTGGAACCTGTGTCCAGTCCTACTGAGGCACTTGTTAATGAGATGGTTATTGAGGAAGTTGATGAGCTGCATTTGGATCCTAATGAGTCAATATTTCTAGTAGGAGGATATGATAGTGAATCGTGGTTGTCAGCATTGGATACTTACTATCCTTCTCAGGATGTGATAAAATCTCTTAGGCCAATGAGCTCTGTCCGTTCATATGCTTCAGTTGCACAGTTGAATGATGAGCTTTACGTATTTGGTGGTGGAGACGGTTATATGTGGTATGACACAG TTGAGTCATACAGACCAGCTAATGATCAGTGGACCTTGCGCCCTTCACTGAGTCAGAAAAAGGGAAGTTTAGCTGGAGCTACTCTAGataacaaaatattttccattggtGGGGGGAATGGTGTCGAAAGTTTTTCAGATGTTGAAATGCTTGATTTAGACATTGGAAGATGGATCCCAACGCAGTCAATGTTACAAAAG CGGTTCGCTCTTGCTGCAGCGGAACTGAATGGGGTGCTTTATGCTACTGGTGGATATGATGGGAACGATTACTTGAA GTCTGCTGAGAGATTTGACCCCAGAGAACATTCTTGGACCAGAATTGCGAGTATGGGTACAAAGAGGGGCTCCCATTCCCTGGTTGTTTTGAATGAAAAACT ATATGCTCTGGGTGGATATGATGGAAGTGCTATGGTTCCAAGTGTGGAAATATTTGATCCACGTCTCGAATCATGGATGACTGGGGAACCAATGAAAAAACCTAGGGGGTATTCTGCGGTTGGTGTTGTCAATGAATCTATCTATGTAATTGGAGGGGTTCAAGTTGGCCAAAACCTTGTTGACACA ATTGAAACTTACAAGGATGGCCAGGGTTGGCAAGAAACCTCCACAAGGGCCATTGGGAAAAGGTGCTTCCTGTCAGCTTTTGTTTATAATCAGATATGA
- the LOC132191396 gene encoding uncharacterized protein LOC132191396 isoform X3, with protein MIRRTSEAHYFCLPAQHFSYVKNIDPGLPLFLFNYSDRKLHGIFEAASTGQMNINPYGWTTDGSEKTLYPAQVQIRVRLQCQPLLENQFKPIIADNYYSQTHFRFELDHAQTSRLISLLASLAVAPGTSVAQSAAKWRTIFQALPPNDAGGKGKGFKALALEIEHSDHSSQKSDSTDVASSFDEDNRPLEAELDAKLVEQDEKNVILMKLKELALRCEHQDMPVLGFVDDTAVMNGIQLEDKTFLGKPTGVEEKKEESPHSSAECQSTIAQLSQEVQELKAFTEEQTQKMRILEQKLMEAEIEIQQLKDHCCVTLEPVSSPTEALVNEMVIEEVDELHLDPNESIFLVGGYDSESWLSALDTYYPSQDVIKSLRPMSSVRSYASVAQLNDELYVFGGGDGYMWYDTVESYRPANDQWTLRPSLSQKKGSLAGATLDNKIFSIGGGNGVESFSDVEMLDLDIGRWIPTQSMLQKRFALAAAELNGVLYATGGYDGNDYLKSAERFDPREHSWTRIASMGTKRGSHSLVVLNEKLYALGGYDGSAMVPSVEIFDPRLESWMTGEPMKKPRGYSAVGVVNESIYVIGGVQVGQNLVDTIETYKDGQGWQETSTRAIGKRCFLSAFVYNQI; from the exons ATGATCAGAAGAACAAGTGAAGCGCATTATTTCT GCTTACCAGCTCAACACTTTTCATATGTGAAGAATATTGATCCTGGCTTGCCCCTGTTCCTATTCAACTACAGTGATAGAAAACTCCATGGAATCTTTGAGGCTGCTAGCACTGGCCAAATGAATATTAACCCTTATGGCTGGACCACTGATGGTTCAGAGAAAACATTATATCCTGCACAG GTTCAAATCCGTGTCCGCCTGCAGTGCCAACCACTTCTTGAAAATCAGTTTAAACCTATAATTGCCGACAACTACTACTCTCAGACCCATTTCAGATTTGAGCTAGACCATGCTCAAACAAGTAGGCTCATTTCCTTATTAGCATCTTTAGCAGTTGCTCCAGGTACTTCTGTAGCACAGAGTGCTGCAAAGTGGAGAACTATTTTTCAAGCTCTTCCCCCGAATGATGCAGGAGGGAAAGGTAAAGGGTTTAAGGCACTTGCTTTGGAAATTGAGCATTCTGATCACTCGAGTCAGAAATCGGATTCTACAGATGTTGCTTCTTCATTTGATGAAGACAACCGGCCATTGGAAGCTGAATTAGATGCAAAGTTAGTCGAACAAGATGAGAAAAATGTCATATTAATGAAACTGAAAGAATTGGCTCTTCGCTGTGAACATCAAGACATGCCTGTGTTGGGTTTTGTAGACGATACTGCTGTTATGAATGGTATTCAATTGGAAGACAAAACATTTCTAGGGAAGCCAACAGGtgtagaagagaaaaaagaagagagcccCCATTCATCAGCTGAGTGTCAGTCAACCATAGCTCAG TTGAGTCAAGAGGTACAAGAGCTAAAGGCTTTTACTGAAGAACAAACTCAGAAGATGCGTATTTTGGAGCAGAAGCTG ATGGAGGCTGAAATAGAAATTCAGCAGTTGAAAGATCATTGTTGTGTGACGTTGGAACCTGTGTCCAGTCCTACTGAGGCACTTGTTAATGAGATGGTTATTGAGGAAGTTGATGAGCTGCATTTGGATCCTAATGAGTCAATATTTCTAGTAGGAGGATATGATAGTGAATCGTGGTTGTCAGCATTGGATACTTACTATCCTTCTCAGGATGTGATAAAATCTCTTAGGCCAATGAGCTCTGTCCGTTCATATGCTTCAGTTGCACAGTTGAATGATGAGCTTTACGTATTTGGTGGTGGAGACGGTTATATGTGGTATGACACAG TTGAGTCATACAGACCAGCTAATGATCAGTGGACCTTGCGCCCTTCACTGAGTCAGAAAAAGGGAAGTTTAGCTGGAGCTACTCTAGataacaaaatattttccattggtGGGGGGAATGGTGTCGAAAGTTTTTCAGATGTTGAAATGCTTGATTTAGACATTGGAAGATGGATCCCAACGCAGTCAATGTTACAAAAG CGGTTCGCTCTTGCTGCAGCGGAACTGAATGGGGTGCTTTATGCTACTGGTGGATATGATGGGAACGATTACTTGAA GTCTGCTGAGAGATTTGACCCCAGAGAACATTCTTGGACCAGAATTGCGAGTATGGGTACAAAGAGGGGCTCCCATTCCCTGGTTGTTTTGAATGAAAAACT ATATGCTCTGGGTGGATATGATGGAAGTGCTATGGTTCCAAGTGTGGAAATATTTGATCCACGTCTCGAATCATGGATGACTGGGGAACCAATGAAAAAACCTAGGGGGTATTCTGCGGTTGGTGTTGTCAATGAATCTATCTATGTAATTGGAGGGGTTCAAGTTGGCCAAAACCTTGTTGACACA ATTGAAACTTACAAGGATGGCCAGGGTTGGCAAGAAACCTCCACAAGGGCCATTGGGAAAAGGTGCTTCCTGTCAGCTTTTGTTTATAATCAGATATGA
- the LOC132162497 gene encoding uncharacterized protein LOC132162497, whose translation MVPGRKTQTFIINESASSSPNPLSSSVSTRNLGKSQLGGVIFGCTNSTIKECFFKQLFGLPAQHFSYVKNIDPGLPLFLFNYSDRKLHGIFEAASTGQMNINPYGWTTDGSEKTLYPAQVQIRVRLQCQPLLENQFKPIIADNYYSQTHFRFELDHAQTRGKGKGFKALALEIEHSDHSSQKSDSTDVASSFDEDNRPLEAELDAKLVEQDEKNVILMKLKELALRCEHQDMPVLGFVDDTAVMNGIQLEDKTFLGKPTGVEEKKEESPHSSAECQSTIAQLSQEVQELKAFTEEQTQKMRILEQKLMEAEIEIQQLKDHCCVTLEPVSSPTEALVNEMVIEEVDELHLDPNESIFLVGGYDSESWLSALDTYYPSQDVIKSLRPMSSVRSYASVAQLNDELYVFGGGDGYMWYDTVESYRPANDQWTLRPSLSQKKGSLAGATLDNKIFSIGGGNGVESFSDVEMLDLDIGRWIPTQSMLQKRFALAAAELNGVLYATGGYDGNDYLKSAERFDPREHSWTRIASMGTKRGSHSLVVLNEKL comes from the exons ATGGTTCCAGGGAGGAAAACACAGACGTTTATTATTAATGAAAGTGCATCTTCTTCTCCAAATCCATTGAGTAGCTCTGTCTCCACCAGAAATTTGGGGAAGAGTCAGCTGGGTGGGGTCATTTTTGGTTGCACGAACAGCACCATAAAAGAATGTTTCTTTAAACAACTCTTTG GCTTACCAGCTCAACACTTTTCATATGTGAAGAATATTGATCCTGGCTTGCCCCTGTTCCTATTCAACTACAGTGATAGAAAACTCCATGGAATCTTTGAGGCTGCTAGCACTGGCCAAATGAATATTAACCCTTATGGCTGGACCACTGATGGTTCAGAGAAAACATTATATCCTGCACAG GTTCAAATCCGTGTCCGCCTGCAGTGCCAACCACTTCTTGAAAATCAGTTTAAACCTATAATTGCCGACAACTACTACTCTCAGACCCATTTCAGATTTGAGCTAGACCATGCTCAAACAA GAGGGAAAGGTAAAGGGTTTAAGGCACTTGCTTTGGAAATTGAGCATTCTGATCACTCGAGTCAGAAATCGGATTCTACAGATGTTGCTTCTTCATTTGATGAAGACAACCGGCCATTGGAAGCTGAATTAGATGCAAAGTTAGTCGAACAAGATGAGAAAAATGTCATATTAATGAAACTGAAAGAATTGGCTCTTCGCTGTGAACATCAAGACATGCCTGTGTTGGGTTTTGTAGACGATACTGCTGTTATGAATGGTATTCAATTGGAAGACAAAACATTTCTAGGGAAGCCAACAGGtgtagaagagaaaaaagaagagagcccCCATTCATCAGCTGAGTGTCAGTCAACCATAGCTCAG TTGAGTCAAGAGGTACAAGAGCTAAAGGCTTTTACTGAAGAACAAACTCAGAAGATGCGTATTTTGGAGCAGAAGCTG ATGGAGGCTGAAATAGAAATTCAGCAGTTGAAAGATCATTGTTGTGTGACGTTGGAACCTGTGTCCAGTCCTACTGAGGCACTTGTTAATGAGATGGTTATTGAGGAAGTTGATGAGCTGCATTTGGATCCTAATGAGTCAATATTTCTAGTAGGAGGATATGATAGTGAATCGTGGTTGTCAGCATTGGATACTTACTATCCTTCTCAGGATGTGATAAAATCTCTTAGGCCAATGAGCTCTGTCCGTTCATATGCTTCAGTTGCACAGTTGAATGATGAGCTTTACGTATTTGGTGGTGGAGACGGTTATATGTGGTATGACACAG TTGAGTCATACAGACCAGCTAATGATCAGTGGACCTTGCGCCCTTCACTGAGTCAGAAAAAGGGAAGTTTAGCTGGAGCTACTCTAGataacaaaatattttccattggtGGGGGGAATGGTGTCGAAAGTTTTTCAGATGTTGAAATGCTTGATTTAGACATTGGAAGATGGATCCCAACGCAGTCAATGTTACAAAAG CGGTTCGCTCTTGCTGCAGCGGAACTGAATGGGGTGCTTTATGCTACTGGTGGATATGATGGGAACGATTACTTGAA GTCTGCTGAGAGATTTGACCCCAGAGAACATTCTTGGACCAGAATTGCGAGTATGGGTACAAAGAGGGGCTCCCATTCCCTGGTTGTTTTGAATGAAAAACTGTAA
- the LOC132161941 gene encoding patellin-6, with the protein MEAASPISIQKSPLQDLPEASPKPYKKSLVTTLMEAATLRSPSFKEDTYFVSNLKSSEKKALKELKDKLSASEAADASMWGIPLLGDDEKADVVLLKFLRARDFRVSDSLNMLLKCLSWRSDFGADNVVEEELGFKELEGVVAYMHGYDREGHPVCYNAYGLFRDKDMYERIFGDEEKLQKFLRWRVQVLERGIKLLHFKPGGVNSMIQVTDLKDMPKRELRVASNHILSLFQDNYPELVARKIFINVPWYFSMLYSMFSPFLTQRTKSKFVISKEGNVAETLYKFIRPEDVPVQYGGLSRPSDLQNGPPKPASDFTVKGGEKVNIQIEGIEAGATITWDIVVGGWELEYSAEFVPSAEGSYTIAVEKPRKMAASEEAIHNSFTPREAGKMVLSVDNTASRRKKVAAYRYIVRKSTAIVPSTYNYA; encoded by the exons ATGGAAGCCGCATCGCCCATCTCCATCCAGAAGAGCCCACTGCAAGACCTCCCAGAGGCGTCGCCGAAGCCGTACAAGAAAAGCTTGGTGACGACGCTGATGGAGGCCGCCACGCTCCGCTCTCCTTCCTTCAAGGAGGACACATACTTCGTGTCCAACCTCAAGTCCTCTGAGAAGAAAGCTCTCAAGGAGCTCAAGGACAAGCTGTCGGCCTCTGAAGCCGCTGATGCCTCCATGTGGGGCATTCCTCTCTTGGGCGACGACGAGAAGGCGGATGTGGTGCTTTTGAAGTTTCTGCGAGCAAGGGACTTCAGAGTCTCGGACTCGCTCAACATGTTGCTCAAGTGTTTGTCATGGAGGAGTGATTTTGGAGCTGATAATGTTGTTGAAGAGGAACTGGGTTTCAAGGAGCTTGAGGGTGTGGTAGCCTATATGCATGGCTATGACAGAGAGGGTCACCCTGTTTGCTATAATGCCTATGGGCTTTTCAGAGACAAAGACATGTACGAGAGGATCTTCGGCGACGAGGAGAAGCTCCAAAAGTTCTTGAGGTGGAGAGTTCAGGTGCTTGAGAGAGGAATCAAGCTTCTGCATTTTAAGCCCGGTGGTGTTAATTCCATGATTCAGGTCACCGATCTCAAAGACATGCCCAAAAGAGAGCTCAGGGTCGCTTCTAATCACATCCTCTCACTGTTTCAAGATAACTACCCCGAACTGGTCGCTCGCAAG ATTTTCATCAATGTTCCGTGGTACTTCAGCATGCTGTATTCAATGTTCAGCCCGTTTCTAACTCAGCGAACCAAGAGCAAGTTCGTGATTTCTAAGGAAGGGAATGTGGCCGAGACACTCTACAA GTTTATTAGGCCTGAGGATGTTCCGGTTCAGTATGGCGGACTGAGTCGACCCAGTGATCTCCAGAACGGTCCCCCGAAACCGGCCTCCGACTTCACCGTTAAAGGCGGCGAGAAAGTTAATATACAGATCGAGGGGATTGAG GCTGGAGCAACGATCACATGGGACATAGTGGTGGGGGGCTGGGAGTTGGAGTACAGTGCAGAGTTCGTGCCGAGTGCAGAAGGCAGCTACACAATTGCAGTGGAGAAGCCGAGGAAGATGGCCGCCTCGGAAGAAGCAATTCACAACTCCTTCACACCGCGTGAAGCTGGCAAAATGGTGCTCTCAGTAGATAACACTGCCTCCAGGAGGAAAAAAGTTGCTGCATATCGTTACATTGTGCGCAAATCCACAGCCATAGTACCATCTACCTACAACTATgcttaa